A section of the Pristiophorus japonicus isolate sPriJap1 chromosome 4, sPriJap1.hap1, whole genome shotgun sequence genome encodes:
- the nkx2.9 gene encoding NK2 transcription factor related, locus 9: MSIRRTNFTVRSILDLPDQHEIDHLNQWDQGSGKAMQSALIKKEADQHSQGVYSKLPYSGWLGSDKISSDESSTDTASADCIQRKGSSSIMKNEKKKKRRVLFSKAQTFELERRFRQQRYLSAPEREHFAHLLSLTPTQVKIWFQNHRYKMKRARGDGTLQIDVSQPQLVRRVAVPVLVRDGKPCHSCSITSVQIQDKPGHTVQPNNSYTAFTVHGFQQVQHTGPFGVFPSYHHLTHPVVRRQQWNW; encoded by the exons ATGTCGATAAGGAGGACCAACTTCACAGTACGCAGCATTTTAGATTTACCAGATCAACACGAAATAGACCATCTAAATCAATGGGATCAAGGAAGTGGGAAAGCGATGCAATCAGCTCTCATTAAGAAAGAAGCAGACCAACACTCACAGGGTGTCTATTCGAAATTGCCATATTCGGGGTGGCTTGGCTCTGACAAAATTT CATCTGATGAAAGCAGCACAGATACAGCTTCAGCTGATTGTATCCAAAGAAAAGGCTCTTCATCCATCATGAAGAATGAGAAGAAGAAAAAACGACGAGTCCTGTTCTCCAAAGCACAAACATTTGAGCTAGAGCGCAGATTCCGACAACAGCGTTACCTGTCTGCCCCTGAACGCGAACATTTCGCCCACCTGCTGAGTCTGACCCCGACTCAGGTGAAGATCTGGTTCCAAAACCACAGGTATAAAATGAAGAGAGCCCGAGGAGATGGCACCCTGCAGATAGATGTAAGCCAGCCTCAGCTGGTCCGCAGAGTGGCAGTCCCAGTGCTGGTCAGAGATGGGAAGCCTTGTCACTCTTGTTCCATTACCTCCGTACAGATCCAGGACAAGCCCGGCCACACAGTTCAGCCCAATAATTCCTACACTGCTTTCACAGTTCATGGCTTTCAACAGGTACAACACACTGGACCATTTGGCGTCTTCCCTAGCTACCATCACTTAACACATCCTGTAGTACGAAGACAACAGTGGAACTGGTGA